From Bdellovibrio sp. KM01:
AAAAACTGGCATTTTTTAAAATCAGAAAACGAAAGATATCCCGGGGGTGGGTCGGACAATGATCCGCCGTCCCCCTAAAAATCATTTCCGTCGCGATAACTTGTAGTTGCGGACTTAATGCGATGACCCACAATTCTTCGGCATAGGGGTTTATGATCGTTTTCAAGGTTTCAAAAGCTTGGGCACTGCTGGTGAGTTCTGTCATGCATTGGGAACATTGCAAAAAGCGTAGCCGTGCGGACTCAACCCACCGATCAGGGGCGGACGGAAGGTGGACGCCCGTCTTGAAACGCACGGGCATGACTTGCGCCTGACAAATCCTCGACATAGAATTGGGAGGAATAAGGGGTATTTATGATCAAGAATTTGCTACTTGGTGCAATGGCTGTTTCTTTGTTGGCTCTAACGAGCTGTGGTCCTAAGGCGTTCACAAAAGGTGATTACGATGACGTGAACAGAGAGAATTTGTTAAACGACCAATGGTCTGAAACAGATATGCAGAAAGCTGTTCAGGATCTTGTGAACAGTGCCCTTCAATCACCAGCAATCACTCAATCTAAAAAAATGCCAATCGTGATCGTCACGGGTTTGCAAAACAAAACCAGCGAACACATCGACACTCAAAGCATCATGGATATGATTCGTGTTGATTTGATGAAATCTGGCAAAGTAGCTTTCATCGATAAAGAAGCTCGTGGTGATATCGCTGACGAATACAATTACCAAAATTCTGGTATGACAAGTGCTGAAACTAAAAAAGGCCCAGGCGGCCAAATCGGCGCAGACTTTATCATCAACGGTCGTTTGGATTCAATCGTTCAAGAGGTTGGTAAAGACAAATCCGTATACTACAAACTGACTTTGAATCTGACGAACTTGAAAACAAGCATGATCACTTGGTCAGATCAAAAACAAATCCGCAAAGTATTTAAGAAAAAATCTATCGGTCTATAATGATTAAATCGACTAAAAGACTCACAGGATATGTGGGTCTTTTTTTTCTTCTGCTAATTACCGGGTGCGCATCTTATCAAAGTAAGGTGGATAAAGCCCGTACCTCACTTATCGCTCGCAATTACGACGCTGCACTTAAAGATCTTGAGCCCTTGGCGAACAAAGCGGATGGCGATCAATTAGTTTATCTTTTAGATTATGGCGTGGCATTGCAAGTCGCTGGAAAGGTCGGCGACAGCAATAAAACTTTTTTGCGTGCAGATAAACTTAGCGAAGAAGTCGATTATCAATCCGTCAGCCGTGTGACTGGATCATTGTTGTTGAACCAGGGAATGGTTCAATACAAAGGCGACACTTTCGAAAAGATTTTCATCAATGCGTATCTTGCGATGAATTTCCTGGAGATCGGCAAACTTGATGACGCCTTGGTTGAAGCCCGTCGAATCAATGAGAAATATCAAAAATATCGCCTTGATGAAAAACAGAAGTTTGAACTGAATCCCTTCAGTAAATATCTTTCCGCTTTAATCTGGGAAGCCAGTCGCGACTATGACGATGCTTATATCGCCTATCAAGAAGCCTATAAGTTAGATCCCAATATTCCACAAATTGGCGAAGACCTGATTCGCTCTGCTAAAAACGCCCGTCGGCCCGATACCTATAAGGATTGGAAAAAAAAGTTTCCGGAAGTGAAAGAAAATCCTGATTGGTACAACAAATCCATGGGCGAGTTGATTATTATTTACCAACAAGGCTGGGGTCCTAGAAAATATGCAGCGAAGAATGAGTATCGCCTGCCAGCTCTGTATCCGACTCCGAGTGAAACCAAGCTTGCCCGGCTGACAATTGATGGGGGAGCAACGGTCGTCAGTCATCCAATTTACGATGTTCAAGAAGCTGCCATCAAAACTTTGCAGGAAGACTATGGTGTCTTGATTGCAAAACGACTTGCGGGCATTGCCACGAAAGCAGTGGCGGCAGATCAAGTGCGCCAACAGAATAAATTGCTGGGTGATTTAACTTATTTGGCATTAAATATTGCCGACCAAGCGGATCTTCGCCAATGGTCGATGCTGCCTCAGACAATCCAAATCATCCGAGTTCCTCTAAGTGCAGGGGAGTATAAATTTAATTTAGAAGGTTTGAGTCTATCAGGCGCACCAACCGGCGAAGCTTTATATAATCAGACGGTCACAATCAAGTCAGGCCAAAAGAAATTTATAGTTTGGCGTTCCCTTAAATAGGAACGTTGGCAAATTCCTTTTTCCGGCGTTCTGTTTTACGGCGATTTTTCAGAGGCCGCGAATTTTGGGCAAAAAAAAGGCCCAGCGTTAGCTGAGCCCTTTCGGTGCTAGTTCTGTCGAGACAGAATTAGTTGTTCAAACCAAGAGATGAACCCGGAAGATTCGGAGTTTCTTCGTCTTGTTGAAGACCTGGAAGAACAGTCGCTTTTTCAGCAGCTACTTTAGCAGTAGTGTCTGTGTTGTAGCGAGTTGCTGCAGTAGCAACACGGTTTTCCAAGTTTTGTTTCATTTCCGCAGACGCATTTTCAACAACTGTGTTTACTTGTTGCTTAGTCATGTAGTCTTGAGGGAATGCACCAAGTTTAGCAAGGTAGCCAGAGATGCTGCCGTTGCCGTTTTGGATGATTTCACGAAGTGTGAAAAGAGGAGCGTATTGAGATGCTTTCTTTTCAGCTTCAAAGATGATCTGAGTCAAAGTTGCAGCAGTGATATCGTTTTTTGATTTATTATCGATAACCATTACTTCTTCGTTTGTACGAATCATTTTAGCGATGTCGTCCAAAGTCACGTAGCAGCTTTGTTGTGTGTCATAAAGTTTACGATTCTGATAACGCTTGATGATTTTAACTTTAGAATTTGGCTTAGATGTCATTGTTTCGTTTTGGTTGATCAAAACTGCCTCCCAATTTGAAAATTACCCAAAATATCCAATGAGATATGTGCTAAAGTATTCAGCACGTCCCCCTGTCGATGGGCGCAACCTATCCCCGGTGCCATGCCTTGTCAAGCGGTCCTCAAATCAAAAGAAAAGACTCTAGGCGTTAATTTCAATCGATTTGAGAATCTCGGCCAGTCCAAACCCTTGTTTGTTTTTTTCCGCAGAATTCTCAGACCTTCGTCTAAAGTTTTCATTTGAAGTCGCCGAAACGTCATTAGGGTCGATTACGTTGCGGGTGGTAATTTAATGAAAAATGAGAAAAATCAAGAGTTTAAGTCATCTGGAGTTCTGACTTTGTTGGGTCTCGTTGGCTTCTCGGCAACCATCATTGCCTCCCCCTGGAACCAGTCCGCACAAGACTCTGAGACCAAAGCCGCCCTGCAGAAAGCGGAGGTCGTGGGTTACCAAGTTGTACAGATTTATCGCGAAGCGACAAAGGTTTCTGCGGCGCCGAAAGTGGCCTCTGGAGGCCGTTCTCCAGCCTCAATTTCACCTAAAGTTGACGGAATCGACAGCCTTCGTTCGACCGGAACCATGGGCACTGACCCGTGGGGTCAGCCATATCATTATCGTGTGCTTCCAAACGCAGAGAAGAACTCCAACATCCGCATTGTTGTGTGGTCATCGGGTCCCAACATCAAAGTCGAAAGCAAAGATTTGGAAAATGAGGATACGAAGATTTCAGGACAACCCAACTTTAGTGGAGACGATGTGGGCGTGGTCTTGAGTATGTCTCAAAATTAGATTTCCTGGCCCTGTCCTTGGGTCAAGTTATTGTGGCCTCTCGTCAAGGTTTTCTTACAGAGCACCGAACAGCCTAGTGACCAAGGAGATCCAATGCTTCTTCAAACTAGGACCGGAATTATCGCAGTACTTCTTCTCTCGCTGACTGCATGCGCGACAT
This genomic window contains:
- a CDS encoding JAB domain-containing protein — its product is MTELTSSAQAFETLKTIINPYAEELWVIALSPQLQVIATEMIFRGTADHCPTHPRDIFRFLILKNASFFMMAHNHPSSSVQPSDQDLITTRKMHNCGKLFQIPLLDHIIFSERDYYSMADNGFFKRLKGPRT
- a CDS encoding polyhydroxyalkanoate synthesis regulator DNA-binding domain-containing protein, whose amino-acid sequence is MINQNETMTSKPNSKVKIIKRYQNRKLYDTQQSCYVTLDDIAKMIRTNEEVMVIDNKSKNDITAATLTQIIFEAEKKASQYAPLFTLREIIQNGNGSISGYLAKLGAFPQDYMTKQQVNTVVENASAEMKQNLENRVATAATRYNTDTTAKVAAEKATVLPGLQQDEETPNLPGSSLGLNN
- a CDS encoding COG3014 family protein → MIKSTKRLTGYVGLFFLLLITGCASYQSKVDKARTSLIARNYDAALKDLEPLANKADGDQLVYLLDYGVALQVAGKVGDSNKTFLRADKLSEEVDYQSVSRVTGSLLLNQGMVQYKGDTFEKIFINAYLAMNFLEIGKLDDALVEARRINEKYQKYRLDEKQKFELNPFSKYLSALIWEASRDYDDAYIAYQEAYKLDPNIPQIGEDLIRSAKNARRPDTYKDWKKKFPEVKENPDWYNKSMGELIIIYQQGWGPRKYAAKNEYRLPALYPTPSETKLARLTIDGGATVVSHPIYDVQEAAIKTLQEDYGVLIAKRLAGIATKAVAADQVRQQNKLLGDLTYLALNIADQADLRQWSMLPQTIQIIRVPLSAGEYKFNLEGLSLSGAPTGEALYNQTVTIKSGQKKFIVWRSLK
- the lpoB gene encoding penicillin-binding protein activator LpoB, which produces MIKNLLLGAMAVSLLALTSCGPKAFTKGDYDDVNRENLLNDQWSETDMQKAVQDLVNSALQSPAITQSKKMPIVIVTGLQNKTSEHIDTQSIMDMIRVDLMKSGKVAFIDKEARGDIADEYNYQNSGMTSAETKKGPGGQIGADFIINGRLDSIVQEVGKDKSVYYKLTLNLTNLKTSMITWSDQKQIRKVFKKKSIGL